CCGTTTGCATCCAAGATATGTGTAATTGTCCCAGGCCCTTGTTTTCTACTAAGTACAACAAATCGTTGAAATATTTGTTGATCAAGAATTTGCTTTAATGAGGGACGCTTTTGTAAATCTTGAAGACTATTTCCATGGGCTGTCATGATGAGCTTAATTCCTGCGTGGATAGCTTCTATGATGGCATCAGCATCTTCTTGCCTGCCAATTTCGTCGACAATAAGGACATCAGGGCTCATTGAACGAATCATCATCATCATCCCTTCAGCTTTTGGGCAAGCATCCAATACATCTACACGGTGTCCAAAGGTCAATTGGGGAATTCCACTCACACATCCAGCAATTTCAGAACGCTCATCAACAATTCCTACCTTTTTGGCTTGAATGCCAGCTCCTATGTTTCCAGTCGAAATAATTCTTGCAATATCCCGTAGTAAAGTTGTTTTTCCTGTTTGAGGAGGCCCAATAATCATCGTGTGCAGCAATCCGCCCTTATAGATAGAGGGCATGATTGATTCCGCGATTCCGATCTTTTCATTTGCAATACGTATATTAAATGATGAAATATCCCGAATGGCTTTTACCCTTCCGTCCTCAAGGATGACTTTTCCTGCAAGGCCTATTCTATGTCCCCCTGAGACGGTGATATATCCACGTTTTAACTCTTCATCGAGGGTATAAATGGAGAAATGGCTTATTTTATTCATCAAATGAATCGCATCCTCAGATTGAATAATATAGGATAGGAATTTCGGAACCCCCTTTATCGTAATTTCAATTGGGCGATTAATTCGGATTCGTATTTCTTCCATTTCTTCTAACTGGAAAGGACGGATTTTGTTAATGATATCCGCTATATTTTTCGGTAAAAAATGCATGAACGATTCCAAGTCTCTTCCTCCTTGCGGCTTGTCTCATTATTTAAAATGTATGCCTCCCTGTTCACAATATGACTTTCAAATCATTCATTTCTTTCAAACTTTGTATCTAATCCATATAAATTCACGTTGGATTTACAATTTGGGAGGAATTTTCTTATTAAAGAAACCGTACCTATAAATTAGGAGTTTTTAGAGAGGGGGAGGAAACATGTACTATCGTCAACAAGATAATCATTTATTTACGAAACCATTTTTACTTGAGGTGGTCGGTGATGGAGAGATTACTATTCCACCAAATTTAGCAACTATTAATTTAGGAGTGGTGACTGAGGGGAAAGAGTTGATCCAGGCCGAACAGGAAAATGCTATTTCTATCACAAAAATAATCAACTCTCTTTTATCACTTGGGGTTCCCAAAAAGCTGATTCAAACATTTGATTACCGAATAGAGTCTGAATATGATTTTGACCAAGGAAAACAACTATTTCGAGGATACAAAGTTACACATCTATTAAATGTAAAAATTGAAGATTTAAATTTAGTGGGGAAAATTGTAGATACCTCTGTTCAACAGGGGGCAAATTATGTGGCAAATGTTCAATTTACGGTAAAAAATAAAGAGGCTGTCTATCAACAGGCACTTTCAGCAGCCATCGATAATGCCCTCCACAAAGCACAAACGATAGCAGGTTCTTTAAAGGTGCATCTCTTCCCAACACCCATACAAGTGACAGAAAGTGTAGGAGAAGGTGCTAGACCCCTTATTAATCAGTCTGTAACATATGTAAAAGGAATAACCTCAACTCAATTCGAGCCTGGTGAGCTCATAGTAAAGGCAAGGGTAATAGCAAAATTCCATTACAACCCTTAATGCGAAAGTGCCCTAAAAGCCACGACAAGAGCTGAAGAAGGCAATAATTATCAATATAAAAAAGCAAACCTTAAAAAAGGCAAGTAGTTCCGATTTTGTGGAGAAACATTTCAAATAGCCTAGAAATTAGCATATTAATTAACATACAACTTGGTATGCTGTTTTTTATTGGTATAACACTATTTTTAGCTTAATTGGATCCAAAATAACATTAAAAATAGCTTACCAGCTTGACAATCATCATTGTCATTGTCCGAATTAGGGTGTTATTTTGTTTTTATGCGCTTATGGTAGGCAAACCTTCATGTAACGTTCTTTGAAACTTGTCTGTTGATTTCCGCTCCAGGTGCTCGCTTTCCGCGGGGCGGGCGGTGAGCCTCCTCGGCGCTTAAGCGGAGGCCACTGAAAAAGTCCCATTTTTTTAGGCAGTTGAAAGTTTGAATTAATCAAACTTTCAACTGCCTATTTGTCTTATAATAATGATATTAAATGTATGTAGGTGATATCTAAATGATTTCCAATCAAGAATCTCTCAATTTCAGTCCATATTTAGCTATTTTTGATCTCGTAGTTCCAGAGGATAATATGCTT
The Neobacillus sp. PS3-40 genome window above contains:
- a CDS encoding SIMPL domain-containing protein, whose translation is MYYRQQDNHLFTKPFLLEVVGDGEITIPPNLATINLGVVTEGKELIQAEQENAISITKIINSLLSLGVPKKLIQTFDYRIESEYDFDQGKQLFRGYKVTHLLNVKIEDLNLVGKIVDTSVQQGANYVANVQFTVKNKEAVYQQALSAAIDNALHKAQTIAGSLKVHLFPTPIQVTESVGEGARPLINQSVTYVKGITSTQFEPGELIVKARVIAKFHYNP
- the spoIIIAA gene encoding stage III sporulation protein AA; this encodes MESFMHFLPKNIADIINKIRPFQLEEMEEIRIRINRPIEITIKGVPKFLSYIIQSEDAIHLMNKISHFSIYTLDEELKRGYITVSGGHRIGLAGKVILEDGRVKAIRDISSFNIRIANEKIGIAESIMPSIYKGGLLHTMIIGPPQTGKTTLLRDIARIISTGNIGAGIQAKKVGIVDERSEIAGCVSGIPQLTFGHRVDVLDACPKAEGMMMMIRSMSPDVLIVDEIGRQEDADAIIEAIHAGIKLIMTAHGNSLQDLQKRPSLKQILDQQIFQRFVVLSRKQGPGTITHILDANGKELNQKVRVT